The Sphingomonas sp. LY54 genome includes a region encoding these proteins:
- a CDS encoding FecR family protein, whose translation MIARETSRYIDEKAADWIARLDRGPLSDEESRALDAWLKGDPRRRGALLRADAVSLLSESAQALGPGFEPPPAPDRPVRLVSRRRALGWGAAVAVGASLVALGVSAPAGAITTRLGEVRLVTLDDGSTVILNTQSSVKVRYSATERRIELIDGEAYFAVVPGRRPFLVAAGNARLRASHAAFRVRKLGARPIDILVDRGGLALGGTGLPAPVVMGAHSRIVLPPPGPDAATPAPQPVVPDIVTRELAWREGKIALEGERLDWAAAEFARYSPVRIVIRDRGLAREPVTGLFAAGDPVGFSRAVAEIFGARVEQAERAVILSRQGGRQ comes from the coding sequence ATGATTGCGCGCGAAACCAGTCGATACATTGACGAGAAAGCTGCCGACTGGATCGCGCGGCTCGACCGGGGGCCGCTTTCCGACGAAGAATCGCGGGCTCTGGACGCATGGCTGAAAGGCGATCCGCGCCGGCGCGGCGCCCTGCTGCGAGCCGACGCCGTGTCGTTGCTGAGCGAGTCTGCGCAAGCGCTCGGCCCGGGCTTCGAGCCGCCGCCGGCGCCTGATCGCCCCGTCCGTCTCGTGTCCCGGCGCCGCGCCCTGGGATGGGGCGCGGCGGTCGCCGTGGGCGCGTCGCTGGTCGCGCTGGGCGTGAGCGCGCCAGCCGGGGCGATCACGACCCGGCTGGGCGAGGTGCGGCTCGTCACGCTCGACGACGGCTCCACTGTCATCCTCAATACCCAGTCCAGCGTGAAGGTGCGCTACAGCGCAACCGAGCGCCGAATCGAGCTGATCGACGGCGAGGCCTATTTCGCGGTCGTCCCGGGTCGCCGCCCGTTCCTCGTCGCTGCCGGCAATGCCCGGCTGCGTGCCTCTCATGCCGCTTTCCGCGTCCGCAAGCTCGGCGCAAGGCCGATCGATATCCTGGTGGATCGCGGCGGCCTTGCGCTCGGCGGGACCGGGTTGCCGGCCCCGGTGGTAATGGGCGCCCATAGCCGGATCGTCCTGCCGCCGCCGGGCCCGGACGCGGCGACCCCGGCGCCGCAGCCGGTGGTGCCCGACATCGTCACGCGCGAGCTTGCCTGGCGGGAAGGCAAGATCGCGCTGGAGGGCGAGCGGCTGGATTGGGCGGCCGCGGAGTTCGCGCGCTATAGCCCGGTACGCATCGTGATACGCGACCGCGGGCTTGCCCGGGAGCCGGTGACCGGGCTGTTCGCGGCTGGGGATCCTGTCGGGTTCAGCCGGGCGGTGGCGGAGATATTCGGCGCACGGGTCGAGCAGGCCGAGCGGGCCGTGATCCTCAGCCGGCAGGGCGGGCGGCAATAA
- a CDS encoding TonB-dependent receptor domain-containing protein: MFLAVAATAPAQAQVRAFDIPAQPAVKAIPEFALQAQIQIVAPARDLAGVQTPAIKGEMEARDALRRLIAGTPLEIAGDDGQVVTLRSTRAAATADAEQAAGKGTVTGRVIDPATGEYLRNAIIELTEAGGDRRTATSGENGEYRLLDVPAGTAEIVVRYTGYALQSATVQVAGGETARRDFALAHRGADGPAEEEIVVVGSLEGDARAIMSQRQSMDIKNSLSAESYGDIADGNPGEFIKFMPGVDTDAGGDGDGTVRNVKLRGLPASYTGVTVNGVSLSGVDASGGAGGSRTFSFEQLSLSAIDSIEISKTVSADVDANAPAGTINIKTKRAFDRRGRRIKAQVSASTHSDMWDSREQTGPGEGGYGDKRFLPNWQLEYSDVFFGRLGLAASLSQSKLYVEKEQTTLTRNYVPTAASPDPMAIAGIELQHERRQITRFSASANLDFKATDRLTLSLAGIYNESDIWAGDTAYNFTTGARARGVIGDPVFDITTQQLATANTVSMQNTLNYKTSGGKTIIPSFQWEGDRVALDGNLFYSNSVSTYDPEGEKDSAYVTSALTARGNFSAQREPGDLTGQKWQIQQLSGVDWSDPASFNSAGALVLRTNNGPYAERTEKGGALNLTYQFDAGSVPVTFKSGLKFQRSAWLYENPTDLSRYQYIGPVPIAEMLGQVQGSNQISFADSGIDVRTLNGSGNLYMPSTYKLLDFYRQNPEYWRPTTATSPTEWYNLHVGNNRDFSEQTTALYAMATSELTLKLKIRAGLRWEQTETSVLEADPLSPEEVAAAGFAVSASTGRATTIEGLEYQFQSRPRAYRKGRYDNFFPSASLKYEFNRSTQLQLGYSRTIRRPEVGDLTGVWSVNEIDRIVRAPNPGLKPEMSDNFSARLAHYFEPVGMVAINYYQNRVKGLFQTVDLTADEFGYTGEDYAGYTFRTTTTVSDEAINIRGWELEFNHALDYLPSPLDGFSVRGSFSINDPDVPIVQVADKLGTFSLSYRKGPVRLHLNTVWTDEKYRSTTPTWYAASWDVNLSGSVAVRRGLEAFFSVRNLLNNPRNVIVAGSVATSGELGDHSAIFHHTGTSGTIGLRARF; the protein is encoded by the coding sequence ATGTTTCTCGCGGTCGCGGCTACTGCACCGGCGCAGGCGCAGGTCCGCGCCTTCGACATTCCGGCGCAGCCCGCGGTCAAGGCCATTCCCGAATTTGCCCTCCAGGCGCAGATCCAGATCGTCGCCCCGGCGCGCGACCTCGCCGGCGTGCAGACGCCCGCGATCAAGGGCGAGATGGAGGCGCGCGATGCGCTGCGGCGGCTGATCGCGGGTACGCCGCTCGAGATCGCCGGGGATGACGGCCAGGTCGTCACGCTTCGCTCGACCCGCGCAGCGGCGACAGCCGATGCGGAGCAGGCAGCCGGCAAGGGCACGGTCACCGGGCGGGTCATCGATCCCGCCACCGGCGAATATCTGCGCAATGCGATTATCGAGCTGACCGAGGCCGGCGGCGATCGCCGGACCGCGACGTCGGGCGAGAATGGCGAATATCGCCTGCTCGACGTGCCGGCGGGAACGGCCGAGATCGTCGTCCGCTACACCGGCTACGCGCTCCAGAGCGCCACCGTCCAGGTCGCCGGCGGCGAGACGGCCCGTCGCGACTTCGCTCTGGCGCACAGGGGTGCGGACGGTCCGGCTGAGGAAGAGATCGTTGTCGTCGGCTCGCTCGAGGGCGATGCCCGGGCGATCATGAGCCAGCGCCAATCGATGGACATCAAGAACAGCCTGTCGGCCGAATCCTATGGCGACATCGCCGACGGCAATCCGGGCGAGTTCATCAAGTTCATGCCCGGTGTCGACACGGATGCCGGCGGCGACGGCGACGGGACGGTGCGCAACGTCAAGCTGCGCGGCCTGCCGGCTTCCTATACCGGCGTGACCGTAAACGGGGTCAGCCTGTCAGGCGTCGACGCTTCGGGCGGCGCCGGCGGCTCGCGCACCTTCAGCTTCGAGCAATTGTCCCTCAGCGCGATCGACTCGATCGAGATCTCGAAAACGGTCAGCGCCGATGTCGACGCCAATGCGCCGGCGGGAACAATTAACATCAAGACCAAACGCGCCTTCGACCGCAGGGGCCGCCGCATCAAGGCCCAGGTCAGCGCCAGCACGCATTCGGACATGTGGGATTCGCGGGAGCAGACGGGCCCGGGCGAGGGCGGCTATGGCGACAAGCGCTTCCTGCCCAACTGGCAGCTCGAATATTCCGACGTCTTCTTCGGCCGCCTCGGCCTGGCGGCCAGCCTCAGCCAGTCGAAGCTCTACGTCGAAAAGGAGCAGACCACGCTCACCCGCAACTACGTTCCGACCGCGGCGAGCCCCGATCCGATGGCGATCGCCGGCATCGAGCTGCAGCATGAAAGGCGCCAGATCACGCGCTTCTCGGCCTCCGCCAATCTCGACTTCAAGGCGACCGACCGCCTGACCCTGTCGCTGGCGGGCATCTATAACGAGTCCGACATCTGGGCTGGCGACACAGCCTATAATTTCACGACCGGCGCGCGCGCCCGCGGCGTCATCGGCGATCCGGTGTTCGACATCACCACCCAGCAGCTGGCAACGGCGAACACGGTCTCCATGCAGAACACGCTCAACTACAAGACGAGCGGCGGCAAGACGATCATCCCGAGCTTCCAATGGGAGGGCGACCGGGTCGCGCTGGATGGCAACCTTTTCTACTCCAACTCGGTCAGCACCTACGACCCCGAGGGCGAGAAGGATTCGGCCTATGTAACGAGCGCGCTGACCGCGCGCGGCAACTTCTCGGCCCAGCGCGAGCCGGGCGATCTCACCGGCCAGAAATGGCAGATCCAGCAGCTCAGCGGTGTCGACTGGAGCGACCCGGCGAGCTTCAACTCCGCGGGCGCGCTTGTCCTCAGGACCAATAACGGGCCCTACGCCGAGCGCACCGAAAAAGGCGGCGCGCTCAACCTCACCTACCAGTTCGATGCTGGCTCAGTGCCCGTCACGTTCAAATCGGGCCTCAAGTTCCAGCGCTCGGCATGGCTCTACGAGAACCCGACCGACCTCAGCCGCTACCAATATATCGGGCCGGTGCCGATCGCCGAGATGCTCGGCCAGGTTCAGGGATCCAACCAGATCTCGTTCGCCGATTCCGGCATCGACGTCCGCACGCTGAACGGAAGCGGCAACCTCTACATGCCGAGCACGTACAAGCTGCTCGATTTCTATCGCCAGAATCCGGAATATTGGCGGCCGACGACGGCGACCTCGCCGACCGAATGGTACAATCTTCACGTCGGCAACAACCGGGATTTCAGCGAGCAGACGACAGCGCTGTACGCGATGGCGACCTCGGAGCTGACCTTGAAGCTCAAGATCCGTGCCGGCCTGCGCTGGGAGCAGACCGAGACGAGCGTCCTGGAAGCCGATCCGCTCTCGCCCGAGGAAGTGGCTGCGGCCGGCTTCGCGGTCTCGGCGTCGACCGGCCGCGCGACGACGATCGAGGGACTGGAATATCAATTCCAATCGCGCCCCCGCGCGTATCGGAAGGGCCGCTACGACAATTTCTTCCCAAGCGCGTCGCTCAAATATGAGTTCAATCGCAGCACCCAGCTGCAGCTTGGATACAGCCGCACCATCCGCCGTCCGGAAGTGGGCGACCTCACCGGCGTCTGGTCGGTCAACGAGATCGACCGGATCGTGCGGGCGCCGAATCCGGGCCTGAAGCCCGAAATGTCGGACAATTTCTCGGCCCGCCTCGCTCATTATTTCGAGCCGGTCGGGATGGTGGCGATCAATTATTACCAGAACAGGGTGAAGGGCCTCTTCCAGACGGTTGACCTCACGGCCGACGAGTTCGGCTACACCGGCGAGGATTATGCGGGCTACACGTTCCGCACGACCACGACCGTCAGCGACGAGGCGATCAACATCCGCGGCTGGGAGCTCGAGTTCAACCACGCGCTCGACTATCTGCCCTCGCCGCTCGACGGCTTCTCGGTTCGCGGCTCGTTCAGCATCAACGATCCGGACGTGCCGATTGTCCAGGTCGCGGACAAGCTTGGCACCTTTTCCTTGTCCTACCGCAAGGGCCCGGTGCGCCTTCATCTCAACACAGTGTGGACCGACGAGAAGTACCGCAGCACGACGCCGACTTGGTATGCCGCGAGCTGGGACGTGAACCTTTCGGGCAGCGTTGCCGTCCGGCGCGGGCTGGAGGCCTTCTTCTCGGTCCGCAACCTGCTCAACAATCCGCGCAACGTCATCGTGGCCGGCTCCGTCGCAACGAGCGGCGAGCTGGGCGATCACAGCGCGATCTTCCACCACACCGGCACCAGCGGGACGATCGGCCTGCGGGCGCGCTTCTAG